ATACATGACTGATAAAATTAGTATTGCAATCGATATGGATGATGTCTTGGCCGGAACGACCGAAAAAATGGTGCTGTCCTATAATACCCTCAAGAAAACGAATTATATTCCGGATGATTTGTTGACGCTCGACTTAGAAGCGGTTTTTGATGAAACGACTATGATGCAGATGTTTAATGAAATTAACTCTCCGGGATTCACGCGCGATTTAGTCGTTAAAGAAAATGCGATTGAAGTTGTCAAAGAATTAAATGACGTATACGATGTTTATATTGCAACGGCCGCAATGGAAATTCCGGGTTCATTCCAGGATAAATTCGAATGGCTGCAAGAAAACTTTCCGTTCTTAGATGTGAATCACTATATTTACTGTGGAAATAAAAAAGTTGTTCGCTCCGACTATTTGATTGATGATAATATAAAACAGCTCCATCAATTCAAAGGAACAGGCATCTTATATACCGCTCATTTCAACCAGAAAATCGAAGCGCCATTTACGCGTATTGATAGTTGGACGGATGCGCACGGTCACTTTATAGATAATCGTCAGCACCGTATTGAAGAAACGCGTGAAAGAAGAATAAAAGCTTATGAAAAAAGTTTAGCTGCGTTGAAATAA
This genomic interval from Jeotgalibaca porci contains the following:
- a CDS encoding 5' nucleotidase, NT5C type, whose translation is MTDKISIAIDMDDVLAGTTEKMVLSYNTLKKTNYIPDDLLTLDLEAVFDETTMMQMFNEINSPGFTRDLVVKENAIEVVKELNDVYDVYIATAAMEIPGSFQDKFEWLQENFPFLDVNHYIYCGNKKVVRSDYLIDDNIKQLHQFKGTGILYTAHFNQKIEAPFTRIDSWTDAHGHFIDNRQHRIEETRERRIKAYEKSLAALK